From Primulina tabacum isolate GXHZ01 chromosome 2, ASM2559414v2, whole genome shotgun sequence, one genomic window encodes:
- the LOC142537757 gene encoding cysteine proteinase inhibitor 5-like has translation MAPKFFSLLVVTFLILLASSSIKASFAGWQAISNLTDLKVVEIGKFAVKEHNKRVNALLSFESIVKGETQIVNGINYRHIISITDALAANAESYYRVVVWNKPWKKERRLISFDKLLN, from the coding sequence ATGGCACCCAAATTTTTCTCGTTGCTTGTTGTTACCTTCTTAATTCTTCTTGCTTCCTCTTCGATCAAAGCCTCCTTCGCCGGTTGGCAGGCGATCAGTAACTTGACCGATCTAAAGGTGGTTGAGATAGGGAAGTTTGCGGTAAAAGAGCACAACAAGCGGGTCAATGCCTTGTTAAGCTTTGAGTCGATAGTAAAAGGAGAAACTCAAATAGTTAATGGTATTAATTACAGGCACATCATTTCCATCACGGATGCCCTCGCCGCGAATGCCGAAAGCTATTACCGGGTGGTTGTTTGGAACAAGCCTTGGAAGAAAGAGAGGCGGCTCATTTCATTtgataaattgcttaattaa